The Delphinus delphis chromosome 10, mDelDel1.2, whole genome shotgun sequence genome includes a region encoding these proteins:
- the CD83 gene encoding CD83 antigen isoform X2, with translation MSRGLQLLLLSCACSLVPAAREVKVACSEDVDLPCTAPWDPQVRYVVFWAKLTNGSAERMEVPQEDLQYYQQRASSEAPRERLYSLRIQNTTSCNSGTYRCTLVDPEGQRNLSGTMILKVTGCSKGRKEETFKKYRAEVVLLLALVIFYVTLIIFTCFARQQSIFPDFLKPAVEHAFLPVTSPDKHLEPVTLHKTELV, from the exons ATGTCGCGCGGCCTTCAGCTCCTGCTTCTGAGCTGCG CCTGCAGTCTGGTGCCCGCGGCGCGGGAGGTGAAGGTGGCCTGTTCGGAGGATGTGGACTTGCCCTGCACTGCCCCCTGGGACCCGCAGGTCCGCTACGTGGTTTTCTGGGCCAAG CTCACAAATGGCAGTGCAGAGAGGATGGAGGTGCCCCAGGAAGACCTGCAGTACTATCAGCAGAGGGCCTCTTCAGAGGCCCCCAGGGAAAGGCTGTATTCCCTGAGGATCCAAAACACTACCAGCTGCAACTCGGGGACCTACAGGTGCACTCTGGTGGATCCAGAAGGGCAGAGAAACCTCAGTGGCACCATGATCTTGAAAGTGACAG gatgCTCTAAGGGACGCAAAGAAGAGACTTTTAAGAAATACCGAGCTGAGGTTGTCCTGCTGTTGGCTCTGGTCATTTTCTACGTGACACTCATCATTTTCACTTGC tttgCACGACAGCAGAGTATTTTTCCAGACTTTCTTAAACCTGCCGTGGAACATGCTTTTCTCCCAGTTACCTCCCCAGATAAGCATTTGGAGCCAGTGACTCTTCACAAGACAGAACTGGTGTGA
- the CD83 gene encoding CD83 antigen isoform X1, which produces MSRGLQLLLLSCACSLVPAAREVKVACSEDVDLPCTAPWDPQVRYVVFWAKLTNGSAERMEVPQEDLQYYQQRASSEAPRERLYSLRIQNTTSCNSGTYRCTLVDPEGQRNLSGTMILKVTGCSKGRKEETFKKYRAEVVLLLALVIFYVTLIIFTCKFARQQSIFPDFLKPAVEHAFLPVTSPDKHLEPVTLHKTELV; this is translated from the exons ATGTCGCGCGGCCTTCAGCTCCTGCTTCTGAGCTGCG CCTGCAGTCTGGTGCCCGCGGCGCGGGAGGTGAAGGTGGCCTGTTCGGAGGATGTGGACTTGCCCTGCACTGCCCCCTGGGACCCGCAGGTCCGCTACGTGGTTTTCTGGGCCAAG CTCACAAATGGCAGTGCAGAGAGGATGGAGGTGCCCCAGGAAGACCTGCAGTACTATCAGCAGAGGGCCTCTTCAGAGGCCCCCAGGGAAAGGCTGTATTCCCTGAGGATCCAAAACACTACCAGCTGCAACTCGGGGACCTACAGGTGCACTCTGGTGGATCCAGAAGGGCAGAGAAACCTCAGTGGCACCATGATCTTGAAAGTGACAG gatgCTCTAAGGGACGCAAAGAAGAGACTTTTAAGAAATACCGAGCTGAGGTTGTCCTGCTGTTGGCTCTGGTCATTTTCTACGTGACACTCATCATTTTCACTTGC aagtttgCACGACAGCAGAGTATTTTTCCAGACTTTCTTAAACCTGCCGTGGAACATGCTTTTCTCCCAGTTACCTCCCCAGATAAGCATTTGGAGCCAGTGACTCTTCACAAGACAGAACTGGTGTGA